A stretch of the Dyella telluris genome encodes the following:
- the rpe gene encoding ribulose-phosphate 3-epimerase gives MSIQSNVIAPSILSADFARLGEDTAKALAAGADWVHFDVMDNHYVPNLTMGPMVLKALRDYGITAPIDVHLMVKPVDRIVPDFAKAGASVISFHPEASEHVDRTIGLIKDSGCQAGLVFNPATPLSWLDYVMDKLDLILLMSVNPGFGGQKFIPSALDKLREVRRRIDESGRPIRLEIDGGVTAANIGEISAAGADTFVAGSAIFNAPDYKTVIEAMHKELAAVRG, from the coding sequence ATGAGCATCCAGAGCAACGTCATCGCCCCATCCATTCTTTCCGCCGACTTCGCCCGGCTGGGCGAGGACACCGCCAAGGCGCTGGCCGCCGGCGCGGACTGGGTGCATTTCGACGTGATGGACAACCACTACGTGCCCAACCTCACCATGGGCCCGATGGTGCTCAAGGCGCTGCGCGACTACGGCATCACCGCGCCCATCGACGTGCACCTGATGGTGAAGCCGGTGGACCGCATCGTGCCGGACTTCGCCAAGGCGGGCGCCAGCGTGATCAGCTTCCATCCGGAAGCGAGCGAGCACGTGGACCGCACCATCGGCCTGATCAAGGATTCGGGTTGCCAGGCGGGCCTGGTGTTCAACCCGGCCACGCCGCTGTCCTGGCTCGACTACGTGATGGACAAGCTGGACCTGATCCTGCTGATGTCGGTGAACCCGGGCTTCGGCGGGCAGAAGTTCATCCCCTCCGCGCTGGACAAGCTGCGCGAAGTGCGTCGCCGCATCGATGAGAGCGGCCGCCCGATCCGGCTGGAGATCGACGGCGGCGTGACGGCGGCCAACATCGGCGAGATTTCCGCCGCGGGCGCCGACACCTTCGTGGCCGGTTCGGCCATCTTCAATGCGCCGGACTACAAGACCGTGATCGAGGCCATGCACAAGGAACTGGCCGCGGTTCGCGGCTGA
- a CDS encoding phosphoribosylaminoimidazolesuccinocarboxamide synthase, translating into MPTTLLQSNLPGLDLIHRGKVRDVYALPENRLLIVASDRLSAFDVVLPDPIPGKGEMLTQISNFWFDKTAHLVPNHLLDVPLADVLPAGTDLKLYEKRAVVTRRLKPVPVEAIARGYIIGSGWKDYQATGSLCGIKLPAGLKQAQQLPEPIFTPSTKAAVGDHDENVSFDAVVAAVGPELAEQVRQATLSIYQWAAAYAAERGIIIADTKFEFGTDENGKLYVMDEMLTPDSSRFWPADSYQVGISPPSYDKQFVRDYLETLDWNKRAPGPSVPANVIAATSAKYAEALQRLADITLD; encoded by the coding sequence GTGCCCACCACCCTGCTGCAATCGAACCTTCCGGGCCTGGACCTGATCCATCGCGGCAAGGTGCGCGACGTTTACGCGCTGCCGGAGAACCGTTTGCTGATCGTGGCCAGCGACCGCCTGTCCGCGTTCGACGTGGTGCTGCCTGACCCGATCCCGGGCAAGGGCGAGATGCTCACGCAGATCTCCAACTTCTGGTTCGACAAGACCGCGCACCTGGTGCCCAACCACCTGCTGGACGTGCCGCTGGCCGACGTGCTGCCGGCCGGCACCGACCTGAAGCTGTACGAGAAGCGCGCGGTGGTGACGCGTCGCCTGAAGCCGGTGCCGGTGGAAGCCATTGCGCGCGGCTACATCATCGGCTCGGGCTGGAAGGACTACCAGGCCACCGGCTCGCTGTGCGGCATCAAGCTGCCGGCCGGGCTGAAGCAGGCGCAGCAGCTGCCGGAACCCATCTTCACCCCGTCCACCAAGGCCGCCGTGGGAGACCACGACGAGAACGTGAGTTTCGATGCGGTGGTGGCGGCCGTCGGCCCCGAGCTGGCCGAGCAGGTGCGTCAGGCCACGCTGTCCATCTACCAGTGGGCGGCCGCCTATGCGGCCGAGCGCGGCATCATCATCGCCGACACCAAGTTCGAGTTCGGTACCGACGAGAACGGCAAGCTCTATGTGATGGACGAGATGCTCACGCCCGACTCCTCGCGCTTCTGGCCGGCTGACTCCTATCAGGTCGGCATCAGCCCGCCGAGCTACGACAAGCAGTTCGTGCGCGACTACCTGGAAACGCTGGACTGGAACAAGAGAGCGCCGGGCCCGAGCGTGCCGGCCAACGTGATCGCCGCCACCTCGGCCAAGTACGCCGAAGCGCTGCAGCGCCTGGCTGACATCACGCTGGACTGA
- the dinB gene encoding DNA polymerase IV gives MPSLPRKIIHVDMDAFYASVEQRDDPLLRGKPVVVAWRGARSVVCAASYEARTFGVRSAMPAVRAERLCPQAIFVPPDFTRYKTVSRQVREIFARHTDLIEPLSLDEAYLDVTTTHTHLPSATATAEAIRAAIREETQLTASAGVAPNKFLAKIASDWRKPDGLFVIRPNQVEAFLAPLPVGRLPGVGKVMEAKLTELGIATVSDLKAFGGPPLEQHFGRWGRRLHELSLGIDDHAVQPDRPTLQVSAEDTFESDLTLDEIAPHIRRLAEKTWAAHEREASGDHARVARTVVLKLKTSDFHTLTRSFTPSTRPASAQEIADIACALRDRVDRPSETRYRLVGVGLAGFVDADSFAAQSDLFGHVGFN, from the coding sequence GTGCCTTCCCTGCCCCGCAAGATCATCCACGTCGACATGGACGCGTTCTACGCGTCGGTGGAGCAGCGCGACGATCCATTGCTGCGCGGCAAGCCGGTGGTGGTGGCGTGGCGCGGTGCACGTTCGGTGGTATGCGCCGCAAGCTACGAGGCACGCACCTTTGGCGTGCGCTCGGCCATGCCGGCGGTGCGCGCGGAACGCCTTTGCCCGCAGGCGATTTTCGTGCCGCCGGATTTCACGCGATACAAGACGGTATCGCGGCAGGTGCGGGAGATCTTCGCGCGTCACACCGATCTGATCGAACCGCTGTCACTGGACGAGGCCTACCTCGACGTCACCACCACGCACACGCACTTGCCTTCGGCCACCGCAACGGCGGAAGCGATCCGTGCCGCCATCCGCGAGGAAACGCAGCTCACGGCATCAGCCGGCGTGGCCCCGAACAAGTTCCTCGCCAAGATCGCCTCGGACTGGCGCAAGCCCGATGGCCTGTTCGTGATACGTCCCAACCAGGTCGAGGCGTTCCTTGCACCGCTGCCGGTGGGGCGGCTTCCAGGCGTGGGCAAGGTGATGGAGGCGAAGCTGACCGAACTGGGCATCGCCACGGTCAGTGACCTCAAAGCGTTTGGCGGTCCGCCACTCGAACAACATTTCGGCCGCTGGGGACGACGGTTGCACGAACTCTCCCTGGGTATCGATGACCATGCGGTGCAGCCCGACCGCCCGACCCTGCAGGTGTCTGCCGAGGACACCTTCGAAAGCGACCTCACGCTGGATGAGATCGCACCGCACATCCGGCGCCTCGCCGAGAAAACCTGGGCGGCCCACGAACGCGAAGCCAGCGGCGACCACGCGCGCGTGGCGCGCACGGTGGTGCTCAAGCTGAAGACGTCGGACTTCCATACGCTCACGCGAAGTTTCACACCATCGACACGACCAGCCTCTGCGCAAGAAATTGCGGATATTGCCTGTGCCTTGCGTGACCGCGTCGACCGTCCGTCGGAAACGCGCTATCGACTCGTGGGTGTGGGACTGGCCGGATTCGTGGACGCCGACAGCTTCGCGGCCCAAAGCGATCTGTTCGGACACGTTGGTTTCAATTGA
- a CDS encoding DUF962 domain-containing protein codes for MASTQGMQVWLDSYSNDHQNPTNRLLHWICVPLILWCAIAMMWTIPVPPMIGRPGFWAVAALVLAFVWYWKQSRRIAAALFVVLVLLCLITEFAYRALGPHGLLLTGIGVFVVAWIGQFVGHAIEGRRPSFFTDLAYLLVGPAWLMDKFLRRVGV; via the coding sequence ATGGCATCGACGCAAGGCATGCAGGTCTGGCTCGACAGTTACAGCAACGACCATCAGAACCCCACCAACCGACTGCTGCACTGGATCTGCGTACCGCTGATCCTGTGGTGCGCCATCGCCATGATGTGGACCATTCCCGTGCCGCCGATGATCGGCCGCCCTGGGTTCTGGGCCGTGGCCGCGCTGGTGCTGGCGTTCGTGTGGTACTGGAAGCAATCACGCCGCATCGCCGCCGCCCTGTTCGTGGTGCTGGTGCTGCTGTGCCTGATTACCGAGTTCGCCTATCGCGCACTGGGCCCGCACGGCTTGCTGCTGACCGGCATCGGCGTGTTCGTGGTGGCCTGGATCGGTCAGTTCGTGGGCCACGCCATCGAAGGCCGCCGGCCCAGCTTCTTCACTGACCTGGCCTACCTGCTGGTGGGACCGGCATGGTTGATGGACAAGTTCCTCCGCCGCGTCGGCGTCTGA
- a CDS encoding flavohemoglobin expression-modulating QEGLA motif protein encodes MSTVAGVVRPEDDKTLGPLLECDRELVAVGKKIRVLKAIDWPQSMETTFMASWEKGQPVLPQPPVRHPDLSGEMAALRAIMAKLDRGHPLGDWLFKTAWSYLTAAQMLMGIGTETFTRCSTALYGRPDAIYLGQTANAFDAAKELLAISDDLISREGLPRVPADIPAEEFAQRLRERLGPFFDKDEVKVVLDPDLPSKATAGSKSINLRSTALFSALDLEQLTEHEAFVHTATLLNGKHQPYFKSLGLGAPRTTRAQEGLATFSEIITGAIDLNRLRRIALRVVAVKNALDGADFIEVFRGFLDAGQSPVESYQSAARIFRGGDPRGKICFTKDSAYLEGVMGIYVFIRKVLQEGHVEMLPLLFAGRVTASDVIMLAPYLESGLIARAVYVPPWARNPQRILSLMAFFTAAQRFRLDTFDLHAFVELDRKRVDESLHTPWQ; translated from the coding sequence ATGAGTACCGTTGCGGGCGTCGTCCGCCCCGAGGACGACAAGACCCTTGGCCCCCTGCTGGAATGCGACCGGGAACTGGTCGCCGTGGGCAAGAAGATCCGCGTACTGAAGGCCATCGACTGGCCGCAGTCCATGGAAACGACCTTCATGGCCTCCTGGGAGAAGGGCCAGCCCGTACTGCCGCAGCCACCGGTGCGCCACCCCGATCTGAGCGGCGAAATGGCCGCGCTCAGGGCGATCATGGCCAAGCTGGACCGCGGCCACCCGCTCGGGGACTGGCTCTTCAAGACCGCGTGGAGCTATCTCACCGCAGCCCAGATGCTGATGGGCATCGGCACGGAGACATTTACGCGCTGCTCGACTGCGCTGTATGGGCGGCCCGACGCGATCTACCTGGGGCAGACCGCCAACGCGTTCGATGCAGCGAAGGAGCTGCTGGCCATCAGCGACGACCTGATCAGCCGCGAAGGCCTCCCGCGTGTGCCTGCCGATATACCCGCCGAAGAATTCGCCCAACGCCTGCGCGAACGCCTGGGTCCTTTCTTCGACAAGGACGAGGTGAAAGTGGTGCTCGACCCGGACCTGCCGTCAAAGGCCACGGCCGGCAGCAAGAGCATCAACCTTCGCTCGACCGCGCTGTTCTCCGCGCTGGACCTGGAACAGCTCACCGAACACGAAGCCTTCGTGCACACCGCCACGCTGCTCAACGGCAAGCATCAGCCCTACTTCAAATCGCTGGGCCTGGGCGCGCCCCGCACCACGCGCGCGCAGGAAGGGCTGGCGACGTTCTCCGAGATCATCACCGGCGCGATTGACCTGAACCGCCTGCGTCGCATCGCGCTGCGGGTAGTTGCGGTCAAGAACGCACTGGACGGCGCGGACTTCATCGAAGTGTTCCGCGGCTTCCTTGATGCTGGCCAGTCACCGGTCGAGAGCTACCAGAGCGCGGCGCGCATCTTCCGTGGCGGTGACCCGAGGGGCAAGATCTGCTTCACCAAGGACAGTGCCTATCTGGAAGGCGTGATGGGCATCTATGTGTTCATCCGCAAGGTGCTGCAGGAAGGCCATGTCGAAATGCTGCCGCTGTTGTTTGCGGGGCGCGTGACCGCGTCGGACGTGATCATGCTGGCCCCTTACCTGGAGAGCGGCCTGATTGCCCGTGCGGTCTATGTGCCGCCGTGGGCACGCAATCCCCAGCGCATTCTTTCCTTGATGGCTTTTTTCACCGCCGCCCAGCGCTTCCGGCTGGATACCTTCGACCTGCACGCCTTCGTGGAACTGGACAGGAAGCGCGTCGACGAGAGTCTGCACACGCCCTGGCAATAA
- the djlA gene encoding co-chaperone DjlA, translating into MNFTWTIWLALFGLIFGHGLPGAVVGGITGFVIDSLRQGQRRRATPEAGGYISPLFALLGAVAKSDGRVSEAEIAVAERLMQRMGLEHEQRKLAITAFNAGKQPEFDVTPAIDQLRRWVGLRRDHAFPVLDVVIETVIAEGNPPPEKMAILRQLAFALRVSDMELMALMAMKGYAWNATGGSRGYGSRGNGGGYVPPQRNTQGPDPYTVLGIGRDVDDRAVKRAYRKLISEHHPDRLGDLPEAMRKQAESRASEINAAYERIKAERGFK; encoded by the coding sequence ATGAATTTCACCTGGACCATCTGGCTCGCCCTCTTTGGACTGATCTTCGGCCACGGGCTTCCGGGCGCCGTGGTGGGCGGCATCACCGGCTTCGTCATCGACAGCCTGCGGCAGGGGCAGCGCCGTCGCGCCACGCCGGAAGCGGGTGGCTACATCAGCCCGTTGTTCGCGCTGCTGGGTGCGGTGGCCAAGTCCGATGGCCGCGTGTCCGAAGCCGAAATCGCCGTGGCCGAACGCCTCATGCAGCGCATGGGCCTGGAGCACGAGCAGCGCAAGCTCGCCATCACCGCCTTCAACGCGGGCAAGCAGCCGGAATTCGACGTCACCCCGGCCATCGACCAGTTGCGTCGATGGGTGGGCCTGCGTCGTGACCACGCCTTTCCCGTGCTGGACGTGGTGATCGAAACAGTCATCGCCGAGGGCAATCCGCCGCCGGAGAAGATGGCCATCCTGCGCCAGCTCGCCTTCGCGCTGCGCGTGAGCGACATGGAGCTGATGGCGCTGATGGCGATGAAGGGCTACGCCTGGAACGCTACCGGCGGCTCGCGTGGCTATGGCTCGCGCGGCAATGGCGGTGGCTACGTGCCGCCGCAGCGCAACACGCAGGGGCCCGATCCGTACACCGTGCTCGGCATCGGCCGCGATGTGGACGACCGCGCGGTGAAGCGCGCCTATCGCAAGCTGATTTCCGAACACCATCCCGATCGCCTGGGCGACCTGCCGGAGGCCATGCGCAAGCAGGCCGAGTCCCGCGCCAGCGAGATCAATGCCGCCTACGAACGCATCAAGGCCGAACGCGGCTTCAAGTAA
- a CDS encoding beta-agarase, translating into MNRIAPLAACCLLALSGCHKASDTDRADLSHAVATASAPAAAASNVTATPAPKTPQTSLDHVVLDGKPVTVDGMSLQRYVFQPSPQPQVTVMLDKGDWSKEGSLRVDMQNAMPWAVTLTVDIDGVKAGEHLHATVGIPAGPPQTLVIPLRATSPRDMGMQVGPPMPYVSGGKRLFVATTVEGKLDLAHVKAVRLGMPAPTAAQSLLFGRLDTSRGDHDLREAYTGIVDAWGQYTRGQWPGKVDSDEALRGARPKKKAVAAMDAQARKGFDRFGGRTDQPAFKATGWFRTEQRNGRWQLVTPEGHAFFSLGVNVVDDDGGRTYIDGREFMFKDLPRDSSRWTPFYGTTGKSSGEQQASAGIAYHQGKWFDYYSANLFLADGRHWRQAWRTRTIERLDHWGFNTLGNWSDDALTQMHRMAYTRSVNIAGTFGNVSSGYDYWGRMPDPFDPRFAQAADVAAAQAAKEVRDDPWMLGYFADNELAWAGQGPQGRWGLAQGTLRGEARSPAKQAFIAALKKEYGTPAKLATAWGITLDSWDALNVTNFAAPSPDDAHPAIADDYSAWLRAYADQYFRTVAQAIHKHDAHHLFLGGRFAVHTPEAVASCAQFCDVVSFSGYADVPERAFDAAAFAKLDKPALISEFHFGSDDRGPFGKGVVPTWNEQQRGEAYAHYVADAVANPAIVGVHWFQYVDQPVTGRLIDGENSHIGLVAITDRPFTQFIDAVREANRKTGY; encoded by the coding sequence ATGAACCGGATCGCTCCCCTAGCTGCCTGCTGCCTGCTGGCCCTGAGTGGCTGCCACAAGGCGAGCGATACCGATCGTGCCGATCTCAGCCACGCCGTGGCCACCGCATCGGCTCCCGCCGCCGCCGCGTCCAACGTAACGGCAACGCCGGCACCGAAGACGCCGCAGACCTCGCTGGATCACGTCGTGCTCGACGGCAAGCCCGTCACGGTCGATGGCATGTCGTTGCAGCGCTACGTGTTCCAGCCATCGCCGCAGCCGCAGGTCACGGTGATGCTCGACAAGGGCGACTGGTCGAAGGAAGGCTCGCTGCGCGTGGACATGCAGAACGCGATGCCATGGGCGGTAACGCTTACCGTGGATATCGATGGCGTGAAGGCGGGTGAACACCTGCACGCGACGGTCGGCATCCCGGCGGGCCCGCCGCAGACGCTGGTGATCCCGCTGCGCGCCACGTCGCCGCGCGACATGGGCATGCAGGTCGGGCCGCCCATGCCGTATGTGTCGGGCGGCAAGCGCCTGTTCGTGGCCACCACGGTGGAAGGCAAGCTCGATCTGGCGCACGTGAAAGCCGTGCGTCTGGGCATGCCCGCGCCCACGGCGGCGCAGAGCCTGCTGTTCGGCCGGCTGGATACCTCGCGCGGCGACCACGACCTGCGCGAGGCCTATACCGGCATCGTCGATGCCTGGGGCCAGTACACGCGCGGCCAGTGGCCGGGCAAGGTGGATTCGGACGAAGCGCTGCGTGGCGCCCGCCCGAAGAAGAAAGCCGTGGCGGCCATGGACGCACAGGCGCGCAAGGGCTTCGACCGTTTTGGCGGCCGCACCGACCAGCCGGCGTTCAAGGCTACCGGCTGGTTCCGCACCGAGCAGCGCAACGGCCGCTGGCAGCTGGTGACCCCCGAAGGGCACGCCTTCTTCTCGCTGGGCGTGAACGTGGTGGACGATGACGGTGGCCGTACCTACATCGACGGCCGCGAGTTCATGTTCAAGGACCTGCCGCGCGACAGCAGCCGCTGGACGCCGTTCTACGGCACCACGGGCAAATCGTCCGGCGAGCAGCAGGCTTCGGCGGGCATCGCCTATCACCAGGGCAAGTGGTTCGATTACTACTCGGCCAACCTGTTCCTTGCCGACGGGCGTCATTGGCGCCAGGCCTGGCGCACGCGCACCATCGAACGCCTCGATCACTGGGGCTTCAACACGCTGGGCAACTGGAGCGACGACGCACTGACCCAGATGCACCGCATGGCCTATACGCGCTCGGTGAACATCGCCGGCACGTTCGGCAATGTCTCCAGCGGTTACGACTACTGGGGCCGCATGCCTGATCCGTTCGATCCGCGCTTTGCGCAGGCGGCGGACGTGGCCGCGGCGCAGGCCGCGAAGGAAGTGCGCGACGATCCGTGGATGCTGGGCTACTTCGCCGACAACGAACTGGCATGGGCCGGGCAGGGGCCGCAGGGGCGCTGGGGCCTGGCGCAGGGCACCCTGCGTGGCGAAGCGCGCAGCCCGGCCAAGCAGGCCTTCATCGCCGCGCTGAAGAAGGAATACGGCACGCCGGCAAAGCTGGCCACCGCATGGGGCATCACGCTGGATTCGTGGGATGCGCTGAACGTCACCAACTTCGCCGCGCCCAGTCCTGACGATGCGCACCCGGCCATTGCCGATGACTACAGCGCCTGGCTGCGCGCCTATGCCGACCAGTATTTCCGCACGGTGGCGCAGGCCATCCACAAGCACGATGCCCACCACCTGTTCCTCGGCGGGCGCTTCGCGGTGCATACGCCGGAAGCGGTGGCGTCATGCGCGCAGTTCTGCGATGTCGTGAGCTTCAGCGGGTATGCGGATGTACCCGAGCGTGCCTTCGACGCGGCCGCCTTCGCCAAGCTCGACAAGCCGGCGCTGATTTCCGAATTCCATTTCGGTTCCGATGATCGCGGCCCGTTCGGCAAGGGCGTGGTGCCGACGTGGAACGAGCAGCAGCGCGGCGAAGCGTATGCGCACTACGTCGCCGACGCGGTGGCCAATCCTGCCATCGTGGGCGTGCACTGGTTCCAGTACGTGGATCAGCCGGTCACCGGTCGGCTGATTGATGGCGAGAACTCGCACATCGGCCTGGTCGCGATTACCGACCGGCCGTTCACGCAGTTCATCGACGCCGTGCGCGAGGCGAATCGCAAGACGGGATATTGA
- a CDS encoding APC family permease encodes MTAENSSAYLRRLGTWDAAAIVIGGVIGAGIFRSASTVAERTSSGAQLLILWAIGGLLTLAGVLCYAELGARRPQAGGVYIYLREAYGQLPAFLFGWTMALINYPGSVAAVATTFADYFCSAIGLSPQLWVKPVAAGAIAFIVGVNFFGIRAGSRMLNVFTLLKLSAIALVVVTGVILAHGQFGHVLATDTTHNVPSIAILGALLPVLFTYGGFHYLNDLAGEVREPQRTLPRALGLGLCGVVVCYVLVNFAYLAGLGHAGLAASQAPAADLMRHLFGEGGATLIAVGIACSTFGYCSIAIAGGARVLQTMGSDGMLFKAVGRIHERSHAPRVALAVLGGWAIVLVISGSFGQLVDYTTVGEWLSHAFGIATLFWYRRRFRNEPSPYRVPFYPVLPLLFVCTVLGVIIVTSINSPGDAGMSLALIAMGAPVYYAWRAWQRRSA; translated from the coding sequence ATGACTGCTGAGAACTCTTCCGCGTATCTGCGCCGCCTGGGCACCTGGGATGCGGCCGCCATCGTGATCGGTGGCGTGATCGGCGCCGGCATCTTCCGCAGCGCCTCCACCGTGGCGGAGCGCACGTCCTCGGGCGCGCAGCTGCTCATCTTGTGGGCCATCGGTGGCCTGCTGACCCTGGCAGGCGTGCTCTGTTACGCGGAGCTCGGCGCCCGCCGGCCACAGGCAGGCGGTGTCTATATCTATCTGCGCGAGGCCTACGGGCAGCTGCCGGCCTTCCTGTTCGGCTGGACCATGGCGCTGATCAACTACCCCGGCAGCGTCGCCGCGGTGGCCACCACGTTTGCCGACTATTTCTGCTCAGCCATCGGACTGTCGCCGCAGCTCTGGGTGAAGCCGGTGGCGGCCGGCGCCATCGCCTTCATCGTGGGCGTGAATTTCTTCGGCATCCGCGCCGGTTCGCGCATGCTCAACGTGTTCACCTTGCTCAAGCTCTCGGCCATCGCCCTGGTGGTGGTGACGGGTGTGATCCTGGCGCACGGGCAGTTCGGCCATGTGCTGGCCACGGACACCACGCATAACGTGCCGTCCATCGCGATCCTCGGTGCACTGCTGCCGGTGCTGTTCACCTACGGCGGGTTTCACTACCTCAACGATCTGGCCGGCGAAGTACGCGAGCCGCAGCGCACGCTGCCGCGCGCGCTGGGTCTGGGTCTGTGCGGCGTAGTGGTGTGCTACGTACTGGTCAATTTCGCCTACCTCGCGGGACTGGGGCATGCCGGGCTGGCGGCTAGCCAGGCGCCGGCGGCGGACCTGATGCGCCATCTGTTCGGGGAGGGTGGCGCCACCCTGATCGCCGTGGGCATCGCCTGTTCCACCTTCGGTTACTGCAGCATCGCCATCGCCGGTGGCGCGCGCGTGCTGCAGACCATGGGCTCGGACGGCATGCTGTTCAAGGCGGTGGGGCGCATCCATGAGCGCTCCCACGCACCGCGCGTGGCACTGGCTGTACTGGGTGGCTGGGCCATCGTGCTGGTGATCTCGGGCAGCTTCGGCCAGCTGGTCGACTACACCACGGTAGGCGAGTGGTTGTCGCATGCGTTCGGCATTGCCACGCTGTTCTGGTATCGCCGGCGTTTCCGCAACGAACCGTCGCCGTATCGCGTGCCGTTCTATCCGGTATTGCCCCTGCTGTTTGTCTGCACGGTCTTGGGCGTGATCATCGTCACGTCGATCAATTCGCCCGGCGATGCCGGCATGAGTCTGGCGCTGATCGCCATGGGCGCGCCCGTGTATTACGCATGGCGCGCGTGGCAGCGGAGGTCAGCATGA
- a CDS encoding c-type cytochrome: MLAWGAVAPAQAAAPQKPARLGLCAACHGETGMAQIPGAPNLAGQQLDYLREALKQYRDGRRNVPLMRAAIGPMSDADLDELARWYSAQTPAHQGNP, from the coding sequence ATGCTGGCGTGGGGCGCCGTGGCGCCGGCACAGGCGGCCGCACCGCAGAAGCCCGCGCGGCTGGGACTGTGCGCGGCCTGCCATGGCGAAACCGGCATGGCACAGATACCTGGCGCACCGAACCTGGCCGGCCAGCAGCTGGATTACCTGCGCGAAGCGCTCAAGCAGTACCGCGACGGCCGGCGCAACGTGCCGTTGATGCGCGCGGCGATCGGCCCCATGAGCGATGCCGACCTCGATGAACTGGCGCGCTGGTACAGCGCGCAGACGCCCGCCCACCAAGGCAACCCATGA